Proteins encoded in a region of the Mesoflavibacter profundi genome:
- a CDS encoding OsmC family protein — protein sequence MKRKATAIWQGTGKDGKGILNGPSGVLDNTPYNFKARFENEDGKAGTNPEELIAAAHAGCFAMALSFAIQEAGFEANKLDVDATITVEQQDGGFAFTHIQLDLTGKVDGMDEAKFKELAEGAKKGCPVSKALSSVDISLNTTFES from the coding sequence ATGAAGAGAAAAGCAACAGCCATTTGGCAAGGTACAGGTAAAGACGGTAAAGGTATTTTAAATGGACCAAGTGGCGTTTTAGACAATACACCTTATAATTTTAAAGCTCGTTTTGAAAACGAAGACGGTAAAGCTGGAACAAACCCAGAAGAACTAATTGCAGCTGCACATGCTGGTTGTTTTGCTATGGCACTTAGTTTTGCCATACAAGAAGCAGGTTTTGAAGCTAACAAATTAGACGTAGATGCTACAATTACTGTAGAGCAACAAGATGGCGGTTTTGCCTTTACCCATATACAATTAGACCTTACTGGAAAAGTAGATGGTATGGACGAAGCAAAATTTAAAGAACTTGCCGAAGGTGCTAAAAAAGGTTGTCCTGTAAGCAAAGCTTTAAGTAGTGTAGATATTAGCTTAAACACTACATTTGAAAGTTAA
- the nadD gene encoding nicotinate (nicotinamide) nucleotide adenylyltransferase, with product MKIGLYFGSFNPIHIGHLIIANQLVENSDLDQIWFVVTPHNPFKNKSTLLDNYQRLEMVYLATKEYDTLKESDIEFNLPQPNYTVNTLVHLTEKYPNHDFALIMGEDNLKSFHKWKNYQTILEYHSIYVYPRISEGKVDTQFNNHPKITRVDAPIIELSSTMVRKAIKEGKNVKPLLPEHVWEYLDQMNFYR from the coding sequence ATGAAAATAGGCTTATACTTTGGATCTTTTAACCCAATACACATTGGGCATTTAATTATAGCCAACCAATTGGTAGAAAATAGCGATTTAGACCAAATCTGGTTTGTCGTAACGCCACATAATCCGTTTAAAAACAAAAGCACGCTTTTAGACAATTACCAGCGTTTAGAAATGGTCTATTTGGCTACAAAAGAATACGATACCTTAAAAGAAAGCGATATCGAGTTTAACTTACCACAACCCAACTACACTGTTAATACCTTAGTCCATTTAACCGAAAAATATCCTAATCACGATTTTGCCTTAATTATGGGCGAGGATAATTTAAAAAGCTTCCATAAATGGAAAAACTACCAAACCATTTTAGAGTATCACTCCATTTATGTTTACCCAAGAATTAGTGAAGGTAAAGTAGATACACAATTTAACAATCACCCAAAAATAACACGTGTAGATGCGCCAATTATAGAGTTATCTTCTACTATGGTTAGAAAAGCAATAAAAGAAGGTAAAAACGTAAAACCATTATTACCTGAACACGTTTGGGAATATCTAGATCAAATGAATTTTTATAGGTAA
- a CDS encoding DUF3298 domain-containing protein produces the protein MKLKSPFLLIILVFLSSVSCKKETNISFSEINIFSEKETLVEVVIPKANGDSNIASTINNTLTKFACDILNIDSAKEKKLTIEESIIAFNNAYKDFNALILKEFEGDFPNWEAFVDGEISYKNESIVSIAMTGSVITNAANNNLVFKFFNFDLATGKSLKTKDLINDIDQFTALVKKYYDKELMTVHTSLQAKNLDFKLPETIGFNDDGVIIIYNDFEFGALSKDAVEFTIPYTVANPFLKY, from the coding sequence ATGAAATTAAAATCGCCATTTTTACTTATCATTTTAGTCTTTTTAAGTAGTGTTTCATGTAAAAAAGAAACTAATATTTCTTTTTCTGAAATCAATATTTTTTCTGAAAAAGAAACTTTGGTAGAAGTTGTAATACCTAAAGCAAATGGCGATTCTAATATTGCATCAACAATAAATAATACACTTACTAAGTTTGCTTGCGATATTTTAAATATAGATAGTGCTAAAGAAAAAAAATTAACTATCGAAGAAAGTATAATCGCTTTTAACAATGCTTACAAAGATTTTAACGCTTTAATACTTAAAGAATTTGAAGGCGATTTCCCTAATTGGGAAGCATTTGTAGATGGAGAAATTTCTTATAAAAACGAAAGTATTGTTAGCATTGCTATGACAGGAAGTGTCATTACAAATGCTGCTAATAACAACTTAGTGTTTAAGTTTTTTAATTTTGATCTAGCAACAGGAAAATCTTTAAAAACTAAAGATTTAATTAATGATATAGACCAATTTACCGCATTAGTAAAAAAGTACTACGACAAAGAATTAATGACTGTTCATACAAGTCTACAAGCAAAAAACCTAGACTTTAAACTTCCAGAAACAATAGGCTTTAATGACGATGGTGTAATAATAATTTATAATGATTTTGAGTTTGGCGCATTAAGTAAAGACGCTGTAGAATTTACAATTCCTTACACAGTTGCTAACCCATTTTTAAAATACTAA
- a CDS encoding DinB family protein encodes MDFAFDTTLKSRKFLKGLLENLTLEQLNKVPEGFNNNIIWNVAHTIVTQQLLVYKLSGIPMIVSDELVEMYRKGTKVERDVTQAEVDLIKGLLFSTIEKTKEDYDNRIFQTYHEYTVTTKSTLTNVDEAIAFNNFHEGIHLGYVLALKRVI; translated from the coding sequence ATGGATTTTGCATTTGATACGACTTTAAAAAGTAGAAAATTTTTAAAAGGATTACTAGAAAATTTAACCTTAGAACAACTTAATAAAGTGCCTGAAGGTTTTAATAATAATATTATTTGGAATGTTGCTCATACCATTGTAACACAACAATTGTTGGTTTATAAATTATCAGGTATTCCTATGATTGTAAGTGATGAGTTGGTAGAAATGTATAGAAAAGGTACAAAAGTAGAACGTGATGTTACACAAGCAGAAGTTGATCTAATTAAGGGTTTACTGTTTAGTACTATAGAGAAAACTAAAGAAGATTATGATAACCGTATTTTTCAAACCTATCACGAATACACGGTAACAACTAAAAGTACATTAACTAATGTAGATGAAGCGATTGCGTTTAACAACTTTCATGAAGGTATACATTTAGGTTATGTATTGGCTTTAAAACGCGTTATTTAG
- a CDS encoding YicC/YloC family endoribonuclease, with protein MIYSMTGYGKSVLQLPTKKITIELKSLNSKNLDLNARMPSIYREKELEVRKNIANKLVRGKVDFSIYVETTADDTSTQINTPVVKQYMQQLKEVVNGDDTELLKMAVRFPDALNTVREEIDENEWSQINTEINTAINALNEHRLDEGKVLEADFNARIKNIADLLNQVIAIDPERIEGVRERLKKGIEELKEKYDENRFEQELVYYIEKFDITEEKVRLNNHLNYFTESINSPDSNGKKLGFISQEIGREINTIGSKSNYAPMQQLVVQMKDELEKIKEQLLNVL; from the coding sequence ATGATATATTCAATGACAGGTTATGGTAAATCTGTTTTACAGTTGCCAACAAAAAAAATTACAATCGAGTTAAAATCGCTTAACAGCAAAAACCTAGATTTGAATGCACGCATGCCTTCTATTTATAGAGAAAAAGAACTTGAGGTACGAAAAAACATTGCTAATAAATTGGTTCGTGGTAAAGTAGATTTTTCTATTTATGTAGAAACCACTGCAGACGACACTTCTACACAAATTAACACGCCAGTTGTAAAACAATACATGCAACAATTAAAGGAAGTTGTAAATGGTGATGATACCGAATTACTAAAAATGGCAGTTCGTTTTCCTGATGCTTTAAATACGGTTAGAGAAGAAATTGACGAAAACGAATGGTCGCAAATTAACACAGAAATTAACACTGCTATAAACGCTTTAAACGAACACCGTTTAGACGAAGGAAAAGTGTTAGAAGCAGATTTTAATGCCCGTATAAAAAACATCGCTGACTTGTTAAATCAAGTAATAGCTATAGATCCAGAACGTATTGAAGGTGTTAGAGAACGATTAAAAAAAGGGATTGAAGAACTTAAAGAAAAGTACGACGAAAATCGTTTTGAACAAGAACTAGTTTACTACATCGAAAAATTTGATATTACCGAAGAAAAAGTACGTTTAAACAACCATTTAAATTATTTTACAGAAAGTATAAATAGCCCAGATAGCAACGGTAAAAAACTAGGATTTATAAGCCAAGAAATTGGTAGAGAAATAAACACGATTGGTTCTAAAAGTAACTACGCACCAATGCAACAATTGGTCGTACAAATGAAAGACGAACTTGAAAAAATTAAAGAACAATTACTTAACGTACTTTAA
- a CDS encoding cystathionine gamma-synthase yields the protein MKFNTKTIHGGQKHDPAYGAVMPPIYQTSTYAQSTPGGHKGFEYSRTHNPTRQALENAFASIENGQYGLAFGSGLAAIDAVMKLLKPGDEVISTNDLYGGTYRLFTKIFEDFGIKFHFIGMQNASNIEDYINDNTKLIWVETPTNPMMNIIDIKATAEIAKKHNVLLAVDNTFATPYLQQPLDLGADLVMHSATKYIGGHSDLVMGALIVKDKDLADRLYFIQNASGAVCGPQDSFLALRGIKTLHVRMQRHCENGKAVAEYLASHPKIEKVYWPGFESHPNHEVAKSQMKDFGGMISFVTKGNSYEDAIRIVENLKVFTLAESLGGVESLCGHPASMTHASIPKEEREKTGVVDALIRLSVGIEDEEDLINDLKQAIG from the coding sequence ATGAAATTTAATACAAAAACGATACATGGTGGACAAAAACATGACCCAGCTTATGGTGCTGTTATGCCTCCAATTTATCAAACTTCTACATACGCACAATCTACACCTGGTGGACATAAAGGTTTTGAATATTCTAGAACACACAATCCAACACGTCAAGCTTTAGAAAATGCGTTTGCTAGTATAGAAAACGGGCAATATGGTCTAGCGTTTGGATCTGGACTTGCTGCAATAGATGCTGTAATGAAGCTATTAAAACCTGGTGACGAAGTAATAAGCACTAACGATTTATACGGTGGAACTTACAGATTATTTACCAAAATATTTGAAGATTTTGGGATCAAGTTTCATTTTATCGGTATGCAAAATGCTAGTAATATTGAAGATTATATAAATGATAATACCAAACTAATTTGGGTAGAAACACCAACAAACCCAATGATGAATATTATCGATATAAAAGCAACTGCAGAGATTGCAAAAAAACACAATGTGCTTTTAGCGGTAGATAATACGTTTGCTACGCCATATTTACAACAACCATTAGATCTAGGAGCAGATTTAGTAATGCACTCGGCAACAAAATATATAGGTGGTCATAGTGATTTAGTCATGGGCGCACTAATTGTTAAAGATAAAGACTTAGCAGATCGTTTATATTTTATACAAAATGCAAGTGGCGCTGTTTGTGGACCACAAGATTCTTTTTTAGCGCTTCGCGGAATTAAAACATTACATGTAAGAATGCAACGTCATTGTGAAAACGGAAAAGCGGTTGCAGAATATTTAGCATCACATCCAAAAATTGAAAAGGTGTATTGGCCAGGTTTTGAAAGTCATCCAAACCATGAAGTTGCTAAATCTCAAATGAAAGATTTTGGTGGTATGATAAGTTTCGTTACCAAAGGAAACAGTTATGAAGATGCTATTAGAATAGTAGAAAATCTTAAAGTATTTACATTAGCCGAATCTTTAGGTGGTGTAGAGTCTTTATGTGGTCATCCAGCAAGTATGACACATGCAAGTATACCAAAAGAAGAACGAGAAAAGACAGGCGTAGTAGATGCGTTAATTAGATTAAGTGTAGGAATAGAAGACGAAGAAGATTTAATTAATGATCTTAAACAAGCTATTGGATAA
- a CDS encoding nicotinic acid mononucleotide adenyltransferase gives MKTIKLLSGFALIALLFTSCYTEVVVDDYAYNDYQEPMSVNQLLNSYDLWYVDINETIGYGESPFLQMAFTISFRNGNLFANNNLVGIGSQGNGYGIQIGYYNAYDMILDIDHDIDGYDSFDVYQLDYNTIELYNPFNDTSYILHGYQRANFDYDYVFYDNIQYFLQEYEAWEKTYTSNYGALNEFDNENFLQFLSGGNDNSFRSSQDPEGTNPNNLYWDYSGLYGVNDVSGNMYLKTLTLDYDYFDNEFFELSVINDQRVELYHPSSGTVYEFTGRGYIQYLKVGQDINKNKTSAHKKRVQRTKKKENTRENTRA, from the coding sequence ATGAAGACGATAAAACTACTTTCAGGTTTTGCTTTAATTGCATTATTATTTACTTCTTGTTACACAGAAGTAGTTGTAGACGATTATGCTTACAACGATTATCAAGAACCAATGTCTGTAAATCAGCTACTAAACTCTTACGATCTTTGGTATGTAGATATAAACGAAACCATTGGTTATGGCGAATCACCTTTTTTACAAATGGCATTTACAATTTCTTTTAGAAACGGAAATCTTTTTGCAAATAACAACTTAGTAGGAATAGGAAGCCAAGGTAATGGTTATGGTATACAAATAGGCTATTACAATGCGTACGATATGATTTTAGATATAGATCATGATATAGATGGTTATGATAGTTTTGATGTGTATCAATTAGATTATAATACTATAGAATTATACAATCCATTTAATGATACTTCATATATTTTACACGGTTACCAACGTGCAAACTTTGATTACGATTATGTGTTTTATGATAATATTCAATACTTTTTACAAGAATACGAAGCTTGGGAAAAAACATACACAAGTAATTACGGAGCGTTAAACGAATTTGATAATGAAAACTTCCTTCAGTTTTTATCTGGCGGAAACGATAACAGCTTTAGAAGTTCTCAAGATCCAGAAGGAACAAATCCAAACAATTTATATTGGGATTATTCAGGATTATACGGTGTAAATGATGTTTCTGGTAACATGTACCTAAAAACATTAACACTAGATTATGATTATTTTGACAATGAATTTTTTGAACTAAGCGTTATTAATGATCAACGTGTAGAATTATATCATCCAAGTTCTGGTACAGTATACGAATTTACAGGAAGAGGTTACATACAATATTTAAAAGTTGGACAAGACATAAATAAAAATAAAACTTCTGCACACAAGAAGCGTGTACAACGTACTAAGAAAAAAGAAAATACAAGAGAGAACACAAGAGCTTAA
- a CDS encoding DMT family transporter, translated as MNKLRILALIAAFIVQLLYGLNFTFAKDVMVNGHIKPFGFIVLRVAGATILFWIVSLFAPKEKIDKKDYKTFLLASIFGVVVNMLFFFKGLELTTPIHASVIMITSPIIVLILSSFYLNEKITKLKVLGVVFGFTGAAILTVYGKSPNPGDNVLLGNIMVLINALSYSIYIIIIKRLTEKYHPFTFIKWLFLFGFFMVLPFGYSDLTVINTSTFTPYIWFSVIFVIVGATFGTYLLNPLALRHLRASTVTVFIYMQPLIAGIFAIIMGSDALTTVKVLASALIFLGVYLVTKKPKLQA; from the coding sequence ATGAATAAACTACGTATACTTGCTTTAATTGCAGCATTTATTGTGCAATTATTGTATGGCTTAAACTTTACATTTGCTAAAGATGTCATGGTAAATGGACATATTAAACCCTTTGGTTTTATTGTACTTCGTGTAGCTGGAGCTACTATTTTATTTTGGATTGTTAGCCTTTTTGCACCAAAAGAAAAAATTGACAAAAAAGACTACAAAACATTTTTACTTGCTTCTATTTTTGGAGTTGTAGTAAACATGCTTTTTTTCTTTAAAGGCTTAGAGCTTACTACACCAATACATGCATCGGTAATAATGATTACTAGTCCTATTATCGTATTAATACTATCTTCTTTTTATCTTAATGAAAAGATTACAAAACTTAAGGTTTTAGGTGTTGTTTTTGGATTTACTGGCGCAGCGATACTAACTGTTTATGGTAAATCACCAAATCCAGGAGACAATGTTTTATTAGGAAATATTATGGTGTTAATTAATGCATTATCCTATAGTATTTACATTATAATTATAAAGCGATTAACCGAAAAATATCATCCATTTACGTTTATTAAATGGCTGTTTTTGTTTGGCTTTTTTATGGTTTTACCGTTTGGATATTCAGATTTAACGGTAATCAACACAAGTACATTTACACCATATATTTGGTTTTCGGTAATATTTGTAATTGTTGGCGCAACGTTTGGGACTTACCTATTAAACCCTTTAGCTTTAAGACACTTACGCGCATCTACAGTAACTGTATTTATTTATATGCAACCATTAATCGCAGGTATTTTTGCAATTATTATGGGAAGCGATGCTTTAACAACAGTTAAAGTGTTAGCGTCTGCATTAATATTTTTAGGCGTGTATTTGGTTACAAAAAAACCTAAACTACAAGCTTAG
- a CDS encoding NAD(P)H-dependent glycerol-3-phosphate dehydrogenase gives MSQSLKYAVFGSGSWATAIVKMLCENLDEVGWYMRSVYTKEHLIKEQHNPSYLSSVEFHLEQLKLSNDINEIANYADVLIFVIPSAFIHAELDKLKVDITNKTVVSAVKGIIPESGLLVGEHFHDIYNIPFENIGVIAGPCHAEEVALERLSYLTISCADQKKAQTIADALSSDYIKTKTSDDIIGTEYAVMLKNIYAIAAGIAHGLGYGDNFQSVLMSNAIREMKRFIKKMHKMKRNINNSAYLGDLLVTGYSTFSRNRMFGNMIGKGYTVKSAQMEMNMVAEGYYATKSAKLLNQNNKKKTRLPIINAVYSILYEGKDPKKVFKKLTDKLD, from the coding sequence ATGAGTCAATCTTTAAAATACGCTGTTTTTGGTTCTGGTAGTTGGGCTACTGCAATTGTAAAAATGCTTTGCGAAAACCTTGATGAAGTTGGTTGGTACATGCGTAGTGTTTATACAAAAGAACATCTAATAAAAGAACAACATAATCCAAGTTATTTAAGTTCGGTAGAATTTCATTTGGAGCAATTAAAATTAAGTAATGATATTAATGAGATTGCTAACTATGCAGATGTATTAATTTTTGTGATTCCGTCTGCATTTATTCATGCCGAATTAGATAAATTAAAAGTAGATATTACTAACAAAACTGTAGTTTCTGCAGTAAAGGGAATTATACCAGAAAGCGGTTTATTAGTTGGAGAACATTTTCATGATATTTATAATATTCCTTTTGAAAATATTGGCGTAATTGCTGGTCCTTGTCATGCTGAAGAAGTTGCTTTAGAGCGTTTATCTTACTTAACCATTTCTTGTGCAGACCAAAAAAAGGCGCAAACAATTGCAGATGCTTTATCTAGCGATTATATAAAAACAAAAACTAGCGACGATATTATTGGTACCGAATATGCTGTGATGCTTAAAAATATTTATGCAATTGCTGCTGGTATTGCTCATGGATTAGGTTATGGTGACAACTTCCAAAGTGTGTTAATGAGTAACGCTATTCGCGAAATGAAACGTTTTATTAAAAAAATGCATAAAATGAAACGTAACATTAACAACTCTGCTTACTTAGGTGATTTACTGGTTACAGGATATTCTACATTTTCTAGAAACCGAATGTTTGGAAACATGATTGGTAAAGGTTACACAGTAAAATCTGCACAAATGGAAATGAATATGGTTGCAGAAGGTTATTACGCTACAAAAAGTGCTAAATTACTTAACCAAAACAATAAGAAAAAAACACGTTTACCAATTATAAACGCTGTATATTCTATACTTTATGAAGGTAAAGATCCTAAAAAAGTATTTAAAAAACTTACCGATAAATTAGATTAA
- the gmk gene encoding guanylate kinase, translating into MTKDNTKQGKLIVFSAPSGSGKTTIVRHLLKDDNLNLAFSISATSREKRGTEEHGKDYYFLSLKDFKQHIKDDDFLEWEEVYRDNFYGTLKSEVERLWALGKNVIFDIDVSGGLRIKRKFPEQTLAVFVKPPSIDELKIRLKKRKTESEDKINMRIAKASAELATAPLFDVIIENDNLEKALTEAENLVGAFVKQ; encoded by the coding sequence TTGACTAAAGACAACACAAAACAAGGTAAATTAATAGTATTTTCTGCACCTTCTGGATCAGGAAAAACAACCATTGTAAGACATTTACTTAAAGACGATAATTTAAATTTAGCCTTCTCAATTTCTGCAACTTCCAGAGAAAAACGTGGTACAGAAGAGCATGGTAAAGACTACTACTTTTTATCATTAAAAGACTTTAAACAACATATAAAAGACGACGATTTTTTAGAATGGGAAGAAGTTTACCGCGATAATTTTTACGGTACTTTAAAAAGTGAAGTCGAGCGTCTTTGGGCATTAGGTAAAAACGTTATTTTTGATATAGATGTATCTGGCGGATTGCGTATTAAAAGAAAATTCCCAGAGCAAACACTTGCTGTTTTTGTAAAACCACCAAGTATAGACGAGCTTAAAATACGACTTAAAAAACGTAAAACAGAAAGCGAAGACAAGATAAATATGCGTATCGCTAAAGCAAGTGCAGAACTTGCAACAGCTCCGCTTTTTGATGTTATTATAGAAAATGATAATCTAGAAAAAGCATTAACAGAAGCAGAAAATTTAGTTGGTGCATTTGTAAAACAATAG
- a CDS encoding acyl-CoA thioesterase, whose translation MYKKQFEIRWSDIDANRHLANSAYINFMSHTRTAFLHEHGFSLSELVKEGLGPVVFHEHVHYFKETFLGYPVTVTLEVSGLSEDGMFFKFDHNFYNHKGENLAFCEIFGAWIDLNSRKLTNLPDDLLELTKHFPKTEDFSILTKEDTRKHNRKPKNLSL comes from the coding sequence ATGTACAAAAAACAGTTTGAAATACGTTGGAGTGATATAGATGCTAATAGGCATTTAGCCAACTCTGCTTATATTAATTTTATGAGTCATACGCGTACAGCGTTTTTACATGAACACGGATTTTCTTTATCAGAATTGGTAAAAGAAGGTCTTGGTCCAGTAGTTTTTCATGAGCATGTACATTATTTTAAAGAAACCTTTTTAGGTTATCCAGTAACCGTAACTCTTGAAGTTTCTGGTTTAAGTGAAGACGGAATGTTCTTTAAATTTGATCATAATTTTTACAATCATAAAGGTGAAAATCTTGCCTTTTGTGAAATTTTTGGAGCTTGGATAGATTTAAACTCTAGAAAATTAACTAATCTTCCAGACGATCTTTTAGAGTTAACAAAACATTTCCCTAAAACTGAAGACTTTAGCATCTTAACCAAAGAAGATACTAGAAAACATAACAGAAAACCAAAAAACCTAAGCTTGTAG
- a CDS encoding arsenate reductase family protein, translating into MKKVYFLKTCNTCTRIINDLNLDNTFTFQEIKNEPLTAKQVDELATLAGSYEALFSKRAKLYKEMGLKDQNLTEKDFRHYLLEHYTFLSRPVIIINNTIFIGSSKKNIEAVKQALNE; encoded by the coding sequence ATGAAAAAAGTATACTTCCTTAAAACTTGCAATACCTGTACAAGAATTATTAACGATTTAAATCTTGATAATACTTTTACCTTTCAAGAGATTAAAAACGAACCTTTAACAGCAAAACAAGTTGACGAGTTAGCAACATTAGCTGGAAGTTACGAAGCGTTGTTTAGCAAACGTGCTAAGCTTTACAAAGAAATGGGTTTAAAAGACCAAAATCTAACCGAAAAAGATTTTAGACATTATCTATTAGAACATTATACATTTTTAAGCAGACCAGTAATAATTATAAACAATACTATTTTTATTGGTAGTAGTAAAAAAAATATTGAAGCGGTTAAACAAGCATTAAATGAATAA
- the lysM gene encoding peptidoglycan-binding protein LysM produces MGLFSFIKNAGAKVFGIGKTDAEEAAEAKAAELKMEEMAAKKLEETVSDLDLEVTNLNILIDDDAATITGEAKDQATKEKVVLLVGNSDGIATVDDQMTVAEAEVVEPEAQFHTVVSGDTLGKIAKHYYGNAMKYPEIFEANKPMLTDPDKIYPGQVLRIPALD; encoded by the coding sequence ATGGGATTATTTTCATTTATTAAAAATGCAGGAGCAAAAGTTTTTGGAATAGGAAAAACAGATGCAGAAGAAGCAGCAGAAGCAAAAGCTGCCGAATTAAAGATGGAAGAAATGGCTGCCAAAAAATTAGAAGAAACGGTAAGCGATTTAGACTTAGAAGTTACTAATTTAAATATACTAATAGACGATGATGCTGCAACTATTACAGGAGAAGCTAAAGATCAAGCAACAAAAGAAAAAGTAGTTTTATTAGTAGGAAATAGCGACGGTATTGCAACAGTAGATGATCAAATGACAGTTGCAGAAGCAGAAGTTGTAGAGCCAGAAGCTCAATTTCATACAGTAGTTAGTGGTGATACATTAGGTAAAATTGCAAAGCACTATTATGGTAATGCAATGAAATATCCAGAAATTTTTGAAGCTAACAAACCAATGCTTACAGATCCAGACAAGATTTATCCTGGACAAGTATTACGTATTCCTGCGTTAGATTAA
- a CDS encoding THC0290_0291 family protein, which produces MLNHKQLTLILLVVLTSTTAFSQLGFSHEIGIITGPVAFKSDFGERLDYETNAGNSGIGIGLVHYINFSYQADCNCYTTDNYFNDHFKLRTEISWNKTKLNHLGEWVQPYRTSVEAQKLRAHSGEANNLDIGMQLEYFPLSIRSFQAFGYKFAPFVSLGAHYVSYNPKVYTNYGDQSVANMNNFYSPWYTTNPNLDQDFEKPVDPTSGSTWSIVSSIGVRYKLTVVSDLMLDLRGQYFANDWIDGLNHQLDSNKYNDWLVWLNFGYIYYLD; this is translated from the coding sequence ATGCTTAACCATAAACAATTAACGTTGATTTTACTAGTCGTTTTAACTAGTACTACTGCATTTTCTCAGTTAGGCTTCTCGCACGAAATTGGTATTATAACTGGTCCTGTTGCCTTTAAATCTGATTTTGGAGAACGTTTAGATTACGAAACTAACGCTGGTAACTCTGGTATTGGTATTGGACTTGTTCACTACATTAACTTTTCTTATCAAGCAGATTGTAATTGTTATACTACAGATAACTATTTTAACGATCACTTTAAACTTAGAACAGAAATATCTTGGAATAAAACCAAGCTAAATCATTTAGGTGAATGGGTACAACCGTATAGAACTAGTGTCGAGGCTCAAAAACTTAGAGCGCATTCTGGTGAAGCTAATAACTTAGATATAGGTATGCAATTAGAGTATTTTCCTTTAAGTATTAGATCGTTCCAGGCTTTTGGCTATAAATTTGCACCATTTGTAAGTCTTGGTGCACATTATGTGTCGTACAATCCTAAAGTTTACACAAATTATGGAGACCAAAGTGTAGCTAATATGAATAACTTTTATTCACCTTGGTATACAACAAATCCTAATTTAGATCAAGATTTTGAAAAACCAGTAGATCCAACGTCTGGAAGTACTTGGTCTATTGTATCTAGTATTGGTGTAAGATATAAACTTACTGTAGTTTCAGATTTAATGCTAGACTTACGTGGGCAATATTTTGCTAACGATTGGATTGATGGTTTAAATCACCAATTAGACTCTAATAAATATAACGATTGGTTAGTATGGCTAAACTTTGGTTATATCTATTATTTAGATTAA